A region of Thermobifida halotolerans DNA encodes the following proteins:
- a CDS encoding methyltransferase domain-containing protein: MTAPRDSGGPAALVGLLRERGLLGDPAWERAFLRVERHRFVPDVIWAVDADRSDGQLLAVGRDDPYWWQTVHQDVAIATQVDDGSPAGHGGRGRYVTSSASQPSLMLAMLDSLDATEGMRVLEIGTGTGYNAALLAARLGSARVVSVEIDAALAEHARRRLASAGFAPTVVVGDGAEGAPEHAPYDRVLATAAAGDIPYAWVAQTRPGGLVLLPWGNPYSSTGLLRLRVAADGTASGRVLTRAGFMWLRQQRAPTGGWRRYVDTGAAADVSATAVDPGDLLHLASPARFAVGALVPGLCQVVLPAADGSGESTLWLYDGSGAWASVDHVPGADIFTVEQHGRRRLWDEVERAHRWWRRSGRPDRERFGVTVTPESQTVWLDEPDHPIPAPLGG; the protein is encoded by the coding sequence ATGACCGCACCGCGCGACAGCGGCGGCCCGGCCGCGTTGGTCGGACTGCTGCGTGAGCGGGGCCTGCTCGGCGACCCCGCGTGGGAGCGGGCGTTTTTGCGGGTGGAGCGGCACCGGTTCGTGCCCGACGTGATCTGGGCGGTGGACGCCGACCGCTCCGACGGGCAGCTCCTCGCGGTGGGGCGCGACGACCCGTACTGGTGGCAGACGGTCCACCAGGACGTCGCGATCGCCACGCAGGTCGACGACGGTTCCCCGGCCGGGCACGGAGGCCGGGGCCGCTACGTCACGAGTTCGGCGTCGCAGCCCTCGCTGATGCTGGCCATGCTCGACTCCCTCGACGCGACCGAGGGGATGCGGGTGCTGGAGATCGGCACGGGCACCGGCTACAACGCGGCACTGCTGGCGGCGCGGCTGGGCTCGGCCCGGGTGGTGTCGGTGGAGATCGACGCGGCGCTGGCCGAGCACGCCCGCCGCCGTCTGGCCTCCGCCGGGTTCGCGCCCACGGTGGTGGTCGGCGACGGCGCGGAAGGGGCGCCCGAGCACGCCCCCTACGACCGGGTGCTGGCCACCGCCGCGGCCGGGGACATTCCGTACGCGTGGGTGGCGCAGACCCGCCCCGGCGGCCTGGTGCTGCTGCCGTGGGGCAACCCCTACTCCAGCACCGGCCTGCTGCGGCTGCGGGTGGCCGCCGACGGCACCGCGTCGGGCCGGGTGCTCACCCGGGCGGGGTTCATGTGGCTGCGCCAGCAGCGCGCCCCGACGGGCGGGTGGCGGCGCTACGTCGACACCGGGGCGGCGGCGGACGTCTCCGCCACCGCCGTGGACCCCGGCGACCTCCTGCATCTGGCCTCCCCCGCCCGGTTCGCGGTCGGCGCGCTGGTGCCGGGGCTGTGCCAGGTCGTCCTCCCCGCCGCCGACGGCTCCGGGGAGTCCACGCTGTGGCTGTACGACGGCAGCGGCGCGTGGGCGTCGGTGGACCACGTGCCCGGCGCCGACATCTTCACGGTGGAACAGCACGGTCGGCGGCGGCTGTGGGACGAGGTGGAGCGCGCGCACCGATGGTGGCGGCGCAGCGGCCGCCCCGACCGGGAGCGTTTCGGCGTCACGGTGACCCCGGAGAGCCAGACGGTGTGGCTCGACGAACCGGACCACCCGATTCCGGCGCCTCTCGGCGGGTGA
- a CDS encoding toxin-antitoxin system YwqK family antitoxin, protein MKRVREDELEFDDDGVAFYQRELFTGEAIEFDNLGNRVGLTTYKDGYEEGISREWAPGGNLISEGVVARGGRAVGLWRRWHSNGRLAHERRFGDLGGLRSDRQWDEEGNLIKDRTYDVPH, encoded by the coding sequence GTGAAGAGAGTTCGTGAGGATGAACTGGAGTTCGATGACGACGGCGTCGCATTTTACCAGAGAGAATTGTTTACCGGCGAGGCGATTGAATTCGACAATCTGGGGAACAGGGTAGGGCTGACGACATACAAGGACGGTTATGAGGAAGGAATTTCCCGTGAATGGGCGCCAGGCGGAAATCTGATCTCCGAGGGGGTTGTCGCCAGAGGCGGAAGGGCTGTGGGCCTGTGGCGAAGATGGCATTCGAACGGTCGACTCGCACACGAGCGGCGCTTCGGTGACCTGGGAGGTCTGCGTTCCGATCGCCAGTGGGATGAGGAGGGAAACCTCATCAAGGACAGAACATACGATGTCCCCCACTAA
- a CDS encoding transposase family protein — MACNRLAVGRPFSSGKHRRHGMDVQVVATPDGELLWASGALPGPVHDTRTVRSARPAERIETAGLLGLADKGLCRPGPGVVFCPFKGPGKPTWQKNVGFAHATLRGHGERAIAQLKNWHRRARISRTDPSQTRS, encoded by the coding sequence ATCGCCTGCAATCGCCTGGCGGTCGGCCGCCCGTTCTCCTCGGGCAAACACCGCCGACATGGAATGGACGTGCAGGTGGTGGCTACCCCGGACGGGGAGCTGTTGTGGGCGTCGGGGGCACTGCCGGGACCGGTGCACGACACTCGGACCGTCCGGTCTGCAAGGCCCGCCGAGCGGATCGAGACCGCAGGGCTGCTCGGTCTGGCCGACAAGGGCTTGTGTCGGCCAGGGCCGGGGGTGGTGTTCTGTCCATTCAAGGGGCCGGGCAAGCCGACCTGGCAGAAGAACGTCGGCTTCGCCCACGCCACGCTCCGCGGCCACGGCGAGCGGGCCATCGCCCAACTCAAGAACTGGCACAGACGAGCGAGGATCTCACGAACTGACCCTTCTCAAACACGCTCTTAG
- a CDS encoding catalase, whose product MVEGDGDPAAAVPGRPGSQPPPLEEPTEPREPLPPKPDQSPPEPYTATGRPTGGPAEARAQSGSYLTSAQGTRLPDSDHSLKAGPRGPVLLQDHHLREKVMHFDHERIPERVVHARGAAAHGVFRSYGTAENVTRAAFLRKDVETPVFTRFSTVVGSRGSADTVRDTRGFATKFYTSEGVYDLVGNNIPVFFIQDAIKFPDVVHAVKPHPDREIPQAQSAHDTFWDFVSLHTEAIHHTIWFMSGRGIPRSYRMMEGFAVHTWRLVNDHGETTLAKFHWKPKAGVHSLVWEEAQIVNGVDPDFHRRDLADAIEAGAYPEWELGIQTFPDTPEQTFQGIDLLDPTKIVPEELAPVQPIGLLTLNANPSNYFAETEQVAFHPGHLVPGIDVTDDALLAGRLFSYLDTQLLRLGGPNFAQIPINRPHAPVNDMLRDGMHQTAVHKGVAPYKPNSLDGGCPFFAGGDEGGYVEVPTRVEAAHKVRKAPESFADHFTQPRLFWLSLSPVEREHTIAAFTFELGKCYENAIKERTLRALAEIDPYLCEKVAAGLGLPAPEATRELPDVQPSPALSQVGRTWPTKGRVIGVVADEHADLDAVRALRGQIFDGGMVPLVVAPTGGRLGADSGDPIVAQRSFATARSVEFDALIVAGIPARGEDAFATRDAKAWSGTTDVSVDPRVLQLLTEAYRHAKPLGALSAAQQAFDLADIPADTPGIVVGDDGAAVLREVVDLLGHHRVWDRFPAHA is encoded by the coding sequence ATGGTGGAGGGGGACGGCGACCCCGCCGCGGCCGTCCCCGGCAGGCCGGGAAGCCAGCCGCCGCCGCTGGAGGAGCCCACCGAACCCCGTGAGCCGCTTCCGCCCAAGCCCGACCAGAGCCCACCGGAGCCGTACACGGCCACGGGGCGGCCGACGGGCGGGCCTGCGGAAGCGCGCGCCCAGAGCGGCTCCTACCTGACCAGCGCCCAGGGAACACGGCTTCCTGACTCCGACCACTCGCTCAAGGCGGGCCCGCGCGGGCCGGTGCTCCTTCAGGACCACCACCTGCGGGAGAAGGTCATGCACTTCGACCACGAGCGGATCCCCGAACGCGTGGTGCACGCGCGCGGCGCCGCGGCCCACGGCGTCTTCAGAAGCTACGGGACGGCCGAGAACGTCACCAGGGCGGCGTTCCTGCGCAAAGACGTGGAGACCCCGGTGTTCACGCGCTTTTCCACGGTGGTCGGCTCGCGGGGCTCGGCCGACACCGTGCGCGACACCCGCGGCTTCGCCACCAAGTTCTACACCTCCGAGGGCGTCTACGACCTGGTCGGCAACAACATCCCGGTGTTCTTCATCCAGGACGCCATCAAGTTCCCCGACGTCGTCCACGCGGTCAAGCCGCACCCGGACCGGGAGATCCCGCAGGCGCAGAGCGCGCACGACACCTTCTGGGACTTCGTGTCCCTGCACACCGAGGCGATCCACCACACGATCTGGTTCATGTCCGGCCGCGGCATCCCGCGTTCCTACCGGATGATGGAGGGCTTCGCCGTCCACACGTGGCGGCTGGTCAACGACCACGGCGAGACCACGCTGGCGAAGTTCCACTGGAAGCCCAAGGCGGGCGTGCACTCCCTGGTGTGGGAGGAGGCGCAGATCGTCAACGGCGTGGACCCCGACTTCCACCGCCGCGACCTGGCCGACGCGATCGAGGCGGGCGCCTATCCGGAGTGGGAGCTGGGCATCCAGACCTTCCCCGACACGCCCGAGCAGACCTTCCAGGGCATCGACCTGCTGGACCCGACCAAGATCGTCCCCGAGGAGCTGGCGCCGGTCCAGCCGATCGGCCTGCTCACGCTCAACGCCAACCCGTCCAACTACTTCGCCGAGACCGAGCAGGTCGCCTTCCACCCCGGCCACCTGGTGCCCGGCATCGACGTCACCGACGACGCGCTGCTGGCCGGGCGGCTGTTCTCCTACCTCGACACCCAGCTCCTGCGGCTCGGGGGGCCCAACTTCGCGCAGATCCCGATCAACCGCCCGCACGCGCCGGTCAACGACATGCTGCGCGACGGCATGCACCAGACGGCCGTGCACAAGGGCGTCGCCCCCTACAAGCCCAACAGCCTGGACGGGGGCTGCCCCTTCTTCGCCGGCGGCGACGAGGGCGGCTACGTCGAGGTACCCACACGGGTCGAGGCCGCGCACAAGGTCCGGAAGGCGCCCGAGTCGTTCGCCGACCACTTCACCCAGCCCCGGCTGTTCTGGCTCAGCCTGTCGCCGGTCGAACGCGAGCACACCATCGCCGCCTTCACCTTCGAACTCGGCAAGTGCTACGAGAACGCGATCAAGGAACGCACCCTGCGGGCGCTCGCCGAGATCGACCCCTACCTGTGCGAGAAGGTGGCGGCCGGTCTCGGTCTGCCCGCGCCCGAGGCCACCCGCGAACTGCCGGACGTCCAGCCCAGCCCGGCGCTCTCGCAGGTCGGCCGCACGTGGCCCACCAAGGGCCGGGTGATCGGCGTCGTCGCCGACGAGCACGCCGACCTCGACGCGGTCCGCGCGCTGCGCGGGCAGATCTTCGACGGCGGGATGGTTCCGCTCGTCGTGGCCCCCACCGGGGGCAGGCTGGGCGCGGACAGCGGCGACCCGATCGTCGCGCAGCGCAGCTTCGCCACCGCGCGCTCCGTCGAGTTCGACGCGCTGATCGTGGCGGGGATCCCCGCCCGGGGCGAGGACGCCTTCGCCACCCGCGACGCCAAGGCGTGGAGCGGAACCACCGACGTGTCCGTCGACCCGCGCGTGCTGCAACTGCTCACCGAGGCCTACCGTCACGCCAAACCGCTGGGCGCGCTGAGCGCCGCACAGCAGGCGTTCGACCTCGCCGACATTCCCGCCGACACGCCCGGCATCGTCGTCGGCGACGACGGCGCGGCCGTGCTGCGGGAGGTCGTGGACCTGCTCGGCCACCACCGGGTCTGGGACCGCTTCCCCGCCCACGCCTGA